In Bacteroidales bacterium, a single window of DNA contains:
- a CDS encoding serine hydrolase: MKKPLFAIILPLVLFSCQNQTKDSDSQIFYKSIDSLLQKSISDWNVPGLAVGIIADDTIFLSKGYGVIHVDKPLDVTDTTLFGIASLTKAFTATGIGIAQKQGLLSIYDPIKKHLKQFETANDTVTKTITFYDVLSHQTGFSTFSGDLSWYGSNKSKAEVIELIKYVPIKNSPQSEYGYSNIMYLVAGVALEEAVNQKYEDYINANLLSPLKMGYTTFNYSEVIKLENIANPHIIVDKENKPINYIDWTNISPAGGLFSNIKDLTKWAKFQWNFDSTIVDREFINIQQSVITSQKLNMLDNIAPDIIKNKGYGLGWDVLDFNNYKVIMHNGGLDGMTSQIVIIPEKKTAFILLANTSTPLPIVLSYELLYQFLVDINSPYYKIVLEKYNSFKGFEIEQDTTLSPQKPDLETLKGKYIDKLMGEVVIYENTESQTIEIQFVSAPHFDGVINVSDDGDVKIIWQNIISLPDGLILINRSENGVVTSFNIKCPNPDFHFEEINFVKIN; the protein is encoded by the coding sequence ATGAAAAAGCCACTATTTGCAATTATTTTACCATTAGTACTCTTTTCGTGCCAGAATCAAACTAAAGATAGTGATAGCCAAATATTCTATAAGTCAATTGATTCTTTATTACAAAAGTCAATATCCGATTGGAACGTTCCCGGGCTTGCAGTCGGGATAATAGCAGACGATACAATATTTCTCTCAAAAGGCTACGGCGTTATACACGTTGACAAACCGTTAGATGTTACAGACACTACGCTGTTTGGAATAGCATCTTTAACAAAAGCATTTACAGCAACTGGTATAGGTATAGCACAAAAACAGGGATTATTGTCTATCTACGACCCAATAAAAAAGCATCTTAAACAATTTGAAACAGCAAATGATACAGTGACAAAAACAATAACGTTTTATGATGTACTGTCGCACCAAACTGGGTTTTCAACATTTAGTGGAGATTTATCATGGTATGGGAGTAATAAAAGCAAGGCGGAGGTCATTGAGTTAATAAAATATGTTCCTATTAAAAACTCACCACAGTCGGAATATGGCTACAGCAATATTATGTATTTAGTTGCAGGAGTGGCTTTAGAGGAGGCTGTAAATCAGAAATATGAAGATTATATTAATGCTAATTTACTGTCGCCATTAAAAATGGGATACACAACTTTTAACTACTCTGAAGTCATAAAGTTAGAAAATATCGCCAACCCTCATATTATCGTCGATAAAGAAAACAAACCGATTAATTATATTGATTGGACAAATATTTCGCCCGCGGGTGGACTCTTTTCGAATATCAAAGATCTAACAAAGTGGGCAAAATTTCAGTGGAACTTTGATTCTACAATAGTTGACAGAGAGTTTATTAATATTCAGCAATCAGTTATTACTAGCCAGAAACTTAATATGTTAGATAACATTGCTCCAGATATCATAAAAAACAAAGGATATGGATTAGGCTGGGATGTGTTAGATTTTAATAATTATAAAGTAATAATGCATAATGGTGGGTTAGATGGAATGACTTCTCAAATTGTTATTATTCCTGAAAAGAAAACCGCCTTTATTCTTTTGGCAAATACCAGTACACCGTTGCCTATAGTGTTATCTTATGAATTGCTATATCAATTTCTTGTTGATATTAATTCGCCGTATTACAAAATTGTATTGGAAAAGTACAATAGTTTCAAGGGTTTTGAAATAGAGCAAGACACAACTTTAAGCCCACAAAAGCCAGATTTAGAAACGTTAAAAGGGAAGTATATAGACAAATTAATGGGTGAGGTTGTTATTTATGAAAATACTGAAAGTCAGACAATTGAAATTCAGTTTGTTAGCGCACCCCATTTTGATGGTGTTATTAATGTGTCAGATGATGGAGATGTAAAGATTATTTGGCAAAATATTATTTCTTTACCCGATGGACTTATTTTAATAAACAGGAGTGAAAATGGGGTAGTAACAAGTTTTAATATAAAATGCCCCAACCCCGATTTCCATTTCGAGGAGATCAATTTTGTTAAAATAAATTAG
- a CDS encoding peptidase gives MMTKKGFFRFASLLAIAVVAGFTFYSCNKQVNIPGYKLISKKFVKEVNADVYYFEHIKSGAHVVKFDVADANKTFGVGFRTEPNSDCGTSHILEHSVLNGSKNFPVKSPFTEMGKTSLNTFLNAFTSSDWTFYPVASMNEKDYFNLMTVYLDAVFFPLIKTEPRIFMQEGWHYELEDKDSPIVIKGVVYNEMKGAYSSPQREMSYQIGKNLFPDNGYGKSSGGYPQAIPELTYEDFIAYYEKNYHPSNSCIFVYGNADMKKELELIDKQYLSYFDKIEVDNEIKLQEPFTEFKKVEAPYASLEGVPTENQTFISLNWVYGLGTDQKLSWALSILSDVLVNQEAGPVRLALQEAGIGQNMYSYAGMNQQNGFNITIQNANPEDADKAKEIILNKMKEVAEQGIDRSSVEAFVNRIEFHLREGDDAQKGLSAMLQSYQNWMFTKDPYAGLQWEKQLADTKKAIEENYLEQVLNEAIINNNFGLMMVMVPKPGMEREINEQTTKKLAEYKASLSEEEIEKLIADTKDLIAYQQKENTEEELAVLPKLGREDLNPKADWYEAEERNIADIKVVHFENFTNGIVYVKLMYDLRVIPNELIPYAQLLGDILGLMGTENYSFGDLEKEINKNTGGVQTYITTYKQDRDDNKLLPKFVLESKAVPSKIDKMFELGNEVLYKTNLADKDRLKTILTRNLAQTESNVKRNGLGYAMTRSNSYFSNSGMFSELTRGLEYYWFLAKLVTNFDTNSDMIVDNLKKTADLLFTRNNLILASSCDKADYSNLEKAFTNFAANLPEKESTIVDWNFDLTKKNEALISSSKVQYVVQSYNYKKLGYDWDARMSVLSSILSGEYLQNTVRVIGGAYGGFSGISSDGNFYFASYRDPNLKETLDNYAGAVKYVESFEANEAKMLGYIIGTISNYDYPETASSKANTAFNRYFTNATAAERQADRDAILSTTDENIRSFSKMIEDVLKQNNICVYGSEEKINANKNLFGGFINVEKKN, from the coding sequence ATGATGACAAAAAAAGGATTCTTTCGCTTTGCAAGTCTTCTTGCAATAGCCGTAGTTGCAGGATTTACATTTTATTCCTGCAACAAACAAGTAAACATTCCCGGTTACAAACTTATCTCTAAGAAGTTTGTAAAAGAGGTTAACGCAGATGTCTATTACTTCGAGCACATAAAAAGTGGTGCGCATGTTGTAAAATTTGATGTTGCCGACGCAAATAAAACTTTTGGTGTAGGTTTTAGAACCGAGCCTAATTCTGATTGTGGCACATCTCACATTTTAGAACATTCTGTTTTGAACGGTTCGAAAAACTTTCCTGTAAAAAGTCCTTTTACTGAAATGGGAAAAACATCGCTAAACACATTCCTTAATGCGTTTACATCGTCAGACTGGACTTTCTACCCCGTTGCAAGTATGAACGAAAAAGACTATTTCAACCTAATGACGGTTTATTTAGATGCTGTCTTTTTCCCACTAATTAAAACGGAACCCAGAATTTTTATGCAAGAGGGTTGGCACTATGAATTAGAAGATAAAGATAGCCCGATTGTTATAAAAGGTGTTGTTTACAACGAAATGAAAGGTGCTTATTCTAGCCCTCAAAGAGAAATGAGCTACCAAATAGGTAAAAACCTGTTCCCAGACAATGGTTACGGTAAATCATCGGGAGGATACCCACAGGCAATTCCTGAGCTTACTTACGAAGATTTTATTGCTTATTACGAAAAAAATTACCACCCTTCAAATAGCTGTATCTTTGTATATGGTAATGCAGATATGAAAAAAGAGTTGGAACTTATTGATAAACAGTATCTTTCTTATTTCGACAAAATAGAAGTTGACAATGAAATCAAACTTCAGGAGCCTTTTACAGAATTTAAAAAAGTTGAAGCTCCTTACGCATCATTAGAAGGAGTTCCAACAGAAAACCAAACCTTTATATCATTAAACTGGGTATATGGTTTAGGTACCGACCAAAAATTAAGCTGGGCATTGAGTATTTTGTCTGATGTACTTGTAAATCAAGAAGCTGGTCCGGTTCGCTTAGCTCTTCAAGAAGCCGGGATAGGTCAAAATATGTATTCATATGCAGGTATGAACCAGCAAAATGGATTCAATATCACTATTCAAAATGCTAACCCTGAAGATGCTGACAAAGCAAAAGAGATCATATTAAACAAAATGAAAGAGGTTGCAGAACAAGGTATTGACCGCAGTTCAGTTGAGGCATTTGTAAACCGAATCGAGTTCCACTTACGCGAGGGAGATGATGCACAAAAAGGATTGTCTGCAATGCTTCAAAGCTACCAAAACTGGATGTTTACCAAAGACCCATATGCCGGTTTACAATGGGAAAAACAACTTGCTGATACTAAAAAAGCTATTGAGGAAAACTATCTGGAACAAGTTCTAAATGAAGCTATTATAAATAATAATTTTGGTTTGATGATGGTAATGGTTCCAAAACCTGGTATGGAAAGAGAGATTAACGAGCAAACCACTAAAAAATTAGCTGAATATAAAGCTTCGCTATCTGAAGAAGAAATTGAAAAGTTGATTGCTGATACTAAAGATCTAATCGCATATCAACAAAAGGAGAACACAGAAGAAGAGTTGGCTGTGCTACCTAAATTAGGTCGTGAAGATTTGAATCCAAAGGCTGACTGGTACGAAGCAGAAGAAAGAAACATAGCAGACATAAAAGTTGTACACTTCGAAAACTTCACAAATGGTATTGTTTATGTAAAATTAATGTACGATTTGAGAGTCATTCCAAACGAGTTAATCCCTTATGCTCAACTGCTTGGCGACATATTAGGTTTAATGGGTACTGAGAACTATTCATTTGGCGACTTGGAAAAAGAGATTAATAAAAATACCGGTGGTGTTCAAACATATATCACTACTTACAAACAAGATCGCGATGATAACAAGCTGCTTCCTAAATTTGTATTAGAGTCAAAAGCCGTTCCTTCAAAAATTGATAAAATGTTTGAACTTGGCAACGAAGTACTTTACAAAACAAATTTGGCCGATAAGGATAGACTAAAAACTATTCTTACAAGAAATTTAGCACAAACTGAATCTAACGTTAAAAGAAACGGTTTGGGATATGCAATGACTCGTTCAAACTCGTATTTTTCAAATAGTGGAATGTTCAGCGAATTAACAAGAGGTCTTGAATACTACTGGTTTTTAGCAAAATTGGTTACAAATTTCGATACCAATTCTGACATGATTGTTGATAATCTTAAGAAAACTGCTGATCTGCTTTTCACTCGCAACAATTTGATATTAGCAAGTTCATGTGATAAAGCTGATTACAGCAACTTAGAAAAAGCGTTTACTAATTTTGCTGCTAATCTACCGGAAAAAGAGAGTACTATTGTTGATTGGAATTTTGATTTGACTAAGAAAAATGAAGCTTTAATAAGCTCGTCAAAAGTTCAGTACGTTGTTCAAAGCTATAATTACAAAAAGTTAGGTTATGATTGGGACGCAAGAATGAGCGTCCTTAGCAGTATCCTTTCAGGAGAATATTTACAAAACACTGTTCGTGTAATTGGTGGTGCTTATGGTGGATTTTCAGGTATTTCGAGTGATGGTAATTTCTATTTCGCTTCGTATCGCGATCCAAACTTAAAAGAGACACTTGATAACTACGCAGGAGCTGTTAAATATGTTGAATCATTTGAAGCTAACGAGGCTAAAATGTTGGGATATATAATCGGAACAATCTCTAATTATGACTATCCGGAAACAGCCTCATCGAAAGCAAACACTGCATTTAATCGTTATTTTACTAATGCTACTGCAGCTGAACGACAAGCAGACCGCGATGCTATTCTGTCAACAACAGATGAAAATATTCGTTCTTTTAGTAAAATGATTGAAGATGTTTTGAAACAAAACAACATCTGCGTTTATGGTAGCGAAGAGAAGATTAATGCAAATAAAAATCTTTTCGGGGGATTTATAAATGTTGAAAAGAAAAACTAA
- a CDS encoding MBL fold metallo-hydrolase — protein sequence MKLYSIDTECFMIDGGAMFGVVPKAIWKKRYPCDENNLCNNAIRNLLVVSDERRILIDTGIGTRMPESFLKYQYINGNDTLLGSLKKHGYAPEDITDLIFTHLHWDHSGGALIDDKDGNPKPQFPNAKMWVSRQQWEWANNSNLREEAAYPEHLIKPLNTFGKLNFIDEDTELYPGIELRLHNGHTKGLLIPVIKANKTTVVYAGDLIPSTANIPPIYLSAYDIYPMDAIDEKVKILKEITENNYVVIFQHDINVEAATIEETLKGYKVKETLKIEDVN from the coding sequence ATGAAGTTATATTCAATAGATACAGAGTGCTTTATGATTGACGGAGGAGCAATGTTTGGCGTTGTTCCCAAAGCCATTTGGAAAAAACGTTATCCGTGCGACGAAAACAACTTGTGTAATAATGCAATAAGAAATCTTTTGGTTGTTAGCGACGAGAGACGGATTTTAATAGATACAGGTATCGGAACCAGAATGCCTGAAAGTTTTCTTAAATATCAATATATTAACGGTAATGACACTTTATTAGGTAGCCTGAAAAAACATGGATATGCCCCTGAAGATATTACTGATTTGATTTTCACTCATTTACATTGGGATCACAGTGGTGGTGCATTAATTGACGATAAAGACGGAAATCCCAAACCACAATTTCCAAATGCAAAAATGTGGGTTTCGCGTCAACAGTGGGAGTGGGCAAACAATTCAAATTTAAGGGAAGAAGCTGCATACCCTGAACACTTGATAAAACCGCTAAATACGTTCGGGAAGCTTAATTTTATTGATGAAGATACTGAGCTTTATCCGGGTATTGAATTACGTTTACATAACGGACATACCAAAGGCTTACTTATCCCCGTTATTAAAGCCAACAAAACGACTGTTGTCTATGCAGGAGATTTGATTCCTTCAACAGCAAATATTCCACCGATATATCTTTCAGCGTACGATATTTACCCGATGGATGCCATTGACGAAAAAGTAAAGATTCTAAAGGAGATTACAGAGAATAACTATGTTGTTATATTTCAGCATGATATTAATGTGGAAGCGGCTACTATTGAAGAGACCCTCAAAGGATATAAGGTCAAAGAGACTTTGAAAATTGAGGATGTAAACTAA
- the smpB gene encoding SsrA-binding protein SmpB, whose product MTVSKIQINNRRASFEYEFIETFIAGLVLKGTEIKSIRQGKANLTDSYCVFHNGELYAKGVHIAEYEKAAHFNHDPRSERKLLLNRKELKRLERRVKERGFTIVPVSLFINEHGWAKLKIALARGKKVYDKRESIKERDMKRDNERFRRELRG is encoded by the coding sequence ATTACCGTGTCAAAAATTCAGATAAATAATAGGCGAGCATCATTTGAGTATGAGTTTATTGAAACTTTTATTGCCGGCTTGGTGTTAAAAGGAACTGAGATTAAGTCAATTCGGCAGGGTAAAGCAAATTTAACCGACTCGTACTGTGTTTTCCATAACGGCGAACTTTACGCCAAAGGGGTTCATATTGCTGAGTATGAAAAGGCTGCGCACTTTAATCATGATCCGCGTTCCGAGCGTAAGCTTCTGTTGAACAGAAAAGAGCTTAAAAGGCTTGAACGCAGAGTAAAAGAGCGCGGTTTCACAATTGTACCTGTCTCCCTATTTATCAATGAACATGGCTGGGCAAAGCTAAAAATAGCGCTTGCCAGAGGTAAAAAAGTTTACGATAAACGCGAGTCAATTAAAGAGAGAGATATGAAACGCGATAATGAGCGTTTTAGAAGAGAGTTAAGAGGTTAA